Genomic window (Salinigranum halophilum):
GTTTCGCCTCGTCGTCGCCCAGCCCCCGAGACTGGAGGTAGAAGACGTCCTCGTCACCGATCTTGCCGACGGTGGCCTCGTGGGCGACGTCGACGCGGTCTTCGAGGATTTCGATGTGCGGCATCGTATCGGAGAGCGAGTCGTTGTCGAACATCAACGCGTCACACTCGACGGTGCAGGAGGAGTCGACGGCACCGTCGGCGATACGGACCAGTCCGCGGTAGTTGGTACGACCGCCCTCGCGGGCGATGGACTTCGACACGATGGTCGAGTTGGTCTCGGGTGCGTTGTGGTACACCTTCGCCCCCGTATCGATGTCCTGCCCGCGGGAGGCGAAGGCGATGGTGATGTGATTGTCAGACGCACCGCGGCCGTTGAGGATGGTCGCGGGGTACAGCATCGTGACCTTCGAACCCATCGACCCCGACACCCACTCCATCCGCCCGCCGCGGTCGACGATGGCGCGCTTGGTGTTGAGGTTGTAGGTGTTCTTCGACCAGTTCTGCACCGTCGAGTACTGGACGTGGGCGTCCTCCTTGACGAACACCTCGACGCAGCCGGAGTGGAGGTTGAACACCGAGTATTTGGGAGCCGAACAGCCCTCGATGTAGTGGACCTCGCTGCCCTTCTCGGCGACGATGAGCGTGTGCTCGAACTGTCCCATCCCCGCCGAGTTCATGCGGAAATAGGCTTGAATGGGCATGTCGAGGGTGACGCCTTCGGGGACGTAGACGAACGACCCGCCCGACCAGATAGCGCCGTGGAGCGCGGCGAACTTGTTGTCCGACGGGGGCACGCACTTCGTCATGAAGTACTCCTCGACGAGGTCGGGGTGTTCTCGCACCGCCTTGTCCATGTCCATGAAGACGACGCCCTGAGACTCCCACTCCTCGCGCATGTTCTGGTAGACGATCTCGGACTCGTACTGGGCACCGACGCCCGAGAGCGCGTTTCGTTCGGCCTCGGGGATGCCCAGTTTGTCGAAGGTGTCACGGATGTCCTCGGGGAGGTCGTTCCAGTCGCGGACGCCACCACGCACGTCGACGTCGGGCCGGATGTACGGGATGATGGCGTTCACGTCGACCTCCGAGAGGTCGGGTTGGTTCGTCCAGCCCGTCGGCATCGGCATCGCGTGGAACTGTTTCAGCGCACGGAGCCGTCGCTGGAGCATCCACTCCGGTTCGTCTTTGTCCTCGGAGATGACCCTGACCGTCTCCTCGGTGAGGCCCCTCTCCGCGGCGAACGCCGCACGCTGTTCCTTCTTGAAGTCGAAGCGGGCCTGTGCGTCCGTCTGCTTGAAGTGTTGCTCCTCGCGGGTGCTCATGTTCTCATCTCGGGTCCGAGCGGGCATGAAGATATCTTATTCGTGATTTATTTCGAGATAATAGAACGAGACGTGAACCGTAGGAGGTGGTGACCGGGTCGAGCGGTGCCGGCGCGACGAGACACCGGACGGGCGCGGACACCGGTGTTCGCCGGCAGGTAGTTTTTGTGTCACCGCCACGACCCCCAGATATGAGCAACGCCACGTTCGAGCTGTTCGTCGACCGAGCGGGCGAGCACCGCTGGCGGCTCGTCCACGACAACGGGAACGTCATCGCCGACAGCGGCGAGGGGTACGCGTCGCGGCAGAAGGCCCAGCAGGGGCTCGAGAGCGTCAAAGAGAACGCCCCGGGAGCCGAGGTCGTCGTCGTCGACGACGAGTGAGGCCCAGCAGGGGCTCGAGAACGAGCACATTAAACGCCGTCGGACACGGGAACCACGGCCGACTCGAGAGCCTTTATCCGTCCGTAGCGACGAGAAGACGGTAATGAAGCGGAACGACCAACAGGCGTACGACCGCGGGACGTCGCTGTTCTCTCCCGACGGCCGCATCTACCAGGTCGAGTATGCACGGGAGGCCGTCAAGCGCGGCGCACCCGCCGTCGGCGTCCGCGCGAGCGATGGTGTCGTCCTCGCCGCACAGACGCGGACGAGTTCGTCGCTCATGGAGACCGAGAGCGTCGAGAAGCTCCACAAGCTCGACGACCACATCGGCGCGGCCAGCGCCGGGCACGTCGCCGACGCGCGGCAACTCGTCGACGACGCTCGGCAGGAGTGTCAGGTGAACCGTCTCCGCTACGGCGAGCCAATCGGCCTCGAGACGCTCACGAAGGCGCTCACCGACGACATCCAGGAGAGTACGCAGTTCGGCGGCACCCGCCCATACGGCGCGTCACTGCTCATCGGCGGCATGGACGGCGGCGAGCCGGGCCTGTTCGCGACCGACCCATCGGGGACCCCCCAGGAGTGGAAGGCGGTCGCCATCGGCGGGTCGCGCGGGGAGATTCAGGAGTTCCTCGAGGAGAACTGGTCGGCCGACCTCTCGACGGACGACGCGGTGACGCTCGCCCTCGAAGCACTGCTCTCCGGCGTCGACTCCCTCACCGGCGAGGAGGCGAGCGTCGCCGTCGTCACGGCTGACGGCTACCGGCATCTCTCGGTCGACGAGGTCGACGAGGTGCTCGAAGACGTCCTGCCCGAAGACGCTGCCGCCGACGAAGGCGAAGACGAGTAGGACGCGTGAGCGACAGGGACCCCGACCCACGCCTCGCTCGCATCACCGTCTATCCCGTCAAGTCGCTCGACGGTGTCGCCCTCGACAGCGCGCGGTTCGTCTCCGGCGGCGCGCTCGAACACGACCGTACATACGCCCTCGTCGACGCGGACGGCGAGTACGTCAACGGCAAGCGCGAACGCCGAGTCCACCGCCTCCGGAGCGAGTTCGACGTCGAGTCGCGAACCCTGGAACTCTCCGCACCCGACCGCGAGTCGACCGCGTTCGACCTCACGCGTGACGAAGCCGGCGACCCACAGGACACCGAAGCGCTCACCGAGTGGCTCTCGGCGTACTTCGGCTACCCCGTGTCGCTCCGCCACGACCGAACACACGGCTTCCCCGACGACACGGACGCCTCGGGACCCACCGTCATCTCGACGGCGACCATCCGGGAGGTCGCGTCGTGGTATCCCGACATCTCGCCCGACGAGATGCGACGCCGCCTCCGCGCGAACCTCGAGATCGGCGGCGTCCCCGCCTTCTGGGAGGACACCCTCTTCGACAACCGCGACCACGTCGTCTCGTTTACTGTCGGTGACGTCGAGTTCGAAGGGGTAAACCCCTGCCAGCGCTGTATCGTCCCGAGTCGCGACCCCGACACCGGCGAGGAGACGGCGGGGTTCCGACGACGATTCGTCACGCGGCGCGAGGAGACGATGCCGCCCTGGAGCGGCGGTGACTGGTTCGACCACACCTTCCGGGTGATGGTCAACACTCGTGTCGAAGCGGTCGGCCGAGAACCGTCCGTGTCCGTCGGCGACCCGGTCACCGTCGGGGAGACCCGTCCCGCGGACCGATAGCGCCCTCGGACGGGTCAGAAGCCGCTGAACTTGTCGCGGCGGTAGAGGTCCAGTTCCTGCACCGTCGAGCGGTCCTGCGCGGCCGCGAAGACGATGGCGTCGGCGATCTCGTCGGGTTCGGTCACCTCGCCGGCCTCGAAGCGTTCCTCGAACGGTTCGCCGTCCTCGCTCCCGAACTCGGTGCGGACCTCGCTCGGGTTGATGACGCTCACGCCGACACCGCTCTCACCCAGTTCGGCGGCGACGCTGTGGGCGAAGCCACGGAGCCACCACTTCGTCGCCGCGTACACGGGGTTGAACGGCCGGGGGTACTGCCCGGCGAAGCTCCCGACGAAGACGAGGTTGCCCGCCGACTCCGTGAGATGGGGGATGGCCGCTCGGGTCGTGAAGAACGACCCGTCAGTGTTGGTCGCCATCATCTGTCGATACTGGTCGGTCGAGAGGGACTCGACGTCCGAGCCTCTCCCCAGGCCGGCGTTGTTCACGACGACGTCCAGTGAGCCGAAAGCGTCGACGGTTTCGTCGACCATTCGCTGAACCTGCTTCTCCTCGCGGATGTCTGTCGGAAGGGTGGCCGTCGAGACGCCGTACGCGTCCGTGAGTTCGTCGGCGAGCGCGTCGAGGCGCGATTCGCGTCGGGCCGCGAGCGCGACGGCGGCACCTTCCTCTGCGAAGGCGTGCGCCGTCGCTTCGCCGATTCCCGAACTCG
Coding sequences:
- a CDS encoding HVO_2922 family protein produces the protein MSNATFELFVDRAGEHRWRLVHDNGNVIADSGEGYASRQKAQQGLESVKENAPGAEVVVVDDE
- the sufB gene encoding Fe-S cluster assembly protein SufB produces the protein MSTREEQHFKQTDAQARFDFKKEQRAAFAAERGLTEETVRVISEDKDEPEWMLQRRLRALKQFHAMPMPTGWTNQPDLSEVDVNAIIPYIRPDVDVRGGVRDWNDLPEDIRDTFDKLGIPEAERNALSGVGAQYESEIVYQNMREEWESQGVVFMDMDKAVREHPDLVEEYFMTKCVPPSDNKFAALHGAIWSGGSFVYVPEGVTLDMPIQAYFRMNSAGMGQFEHTLIVAEKGSEVHYIEGCSAPKYSVFNLHSGCVEVFVKEDAHVQYSTVQNWSKNTYNLNTKRAIVDRGGRMEWVSGSMGSKVTMLYPATILNGRGASDNHITIAFASRGQDIDTGAKVYHNAPETNSTIVSKSIAREGGRTNYRGLVRIADGAVDSSCTVECDALMFDNDSLSDTMPHIEILEDRVDVAHEATVGKIGDEDVFYLQSRGLGDDEAKQLIVSGFIEPITRELPIEYAVELNRLVELEMEGSLG
- a CDS encoding MOSC domain-containing protein, encoding MSDRDPDPRLARITVYPVKSLDGVALDSARFVSGGALEHDRTYALVDADGEYVNGKRERRVHRLRSEFDVESRTLELSAPDRESTAFDLTRDEAGDPQDTEALTEWLSAYFGYPVSLRHDRTHGFPDDTDASGPTVISTATIREVASWYPDISPDEMRRRLRANLEIGGVPAFWEDTLFDNRDHVVSFTVGDVEFEGVNPCQRCIVPSRDPDTGEETAGFRRRFVTRREETMPPWSGGDWFDHTFRVMVNTRVEAVGREPSVSVGDPVTVGETRPADR
- the psmA gene encoding archaeal proteasome endopeptidase complex subunit alpha, producing the protein MKRNDQQAYDRGTSLFSPDGRIYQVEYAREAVKRGAPAVGVRASDGVVLAAQTRTSSSLMETESVEKLHKLDDHIGAASAGHVADARQLVDDARQECQVNRLRYGEPIGLETLTKALTDDIQESTQFGGTRPYGASLLIGGMDGGEPGLFATDPSGTPQEWKAVAIGGSRGEIQEFLEENWSADLSTDDAVTLALEALLSGVDSLTGEEASVAVVTADGYRHLSVDEVDEVLEDVLPEDAAADEGEDE
- a CDS encoding SDR family oxidoreductase produces the protein MHDFSTRSVLVTGASSGIGEATAHAFAEEGAAVALAARRESRLDALADELTDAYGVSTATLPTDIREEKQVQRMVDETVDAFGSLDVVVNNAGLGRGSDVESLSTDQYRQMMATNTDGSFFTTRAAIPHLTESAGNLVFVGSFAGQYPRPFNPVYAATKWWLRGFAHSVAAELGESGVGVSVINPSEVRTEFGSEDGEPFEERFEAGEVTEPDEIADAIVFAAAQDRSTVQELDLYRRDKFSGF